TCCAGCTGCGGACCGTTTATTAACACCTGTGCATCTATGTTATTGGGCAATACCAGCAGGCTGATGGTTTGGGTATCGCGGCCGCACTGGTTTTCAGCAATCAGGCGAACATTGAAGGTATCGATGGCGCCGGTATGGTATACGTGTACAAATGTATTGTTGCGGGTGGTGGTGTCGGTTGTACCATCATCGAAATTCCAGTAATAGGCAAAGTTGTTGCCAGGCGATTTATTGCTGATGGTTACCGTAAAAGGCGAACAACCTTTGGTGGCGTCTACGGTAAACCGGGCTTTGGCATCGGGGTGTACCAGTACGCTGTCGCGGTGGTACGAGGTGTCGCAGCCGTTAAAGGCTTTCAGGGTAATATAATAGGTAGTATCGCGAAAATCGGGACTGCTGTTGAACGTGATGGCCGCAGGGGATGCCTGGGTGCTGGAAACGCCATTGCCGAAGTTCCAGAAGAATTGAATGTTATTCAGCTGGCTGCTGGTGTTGGTAAATGTTACATTCAGCGGGCCGCAGCCTGATGCTTTGTCTTTTGTAAAGTTGGCCGTTACGCCGGGCACGGTATGGAAGGTCATCTCCATGCTGTCGGCCTTACAACCATGGGCGCTGGTGGTCACCAGTTTTACCAGCACATGCTGGGCCATGCCCGCAACAGGATAGCTGGGGAAGGCGCCATTGGTATTGGCAGCTACCTGTACGCCATTGGCAAACCAGGTATACCCGGCATTCCCCTGCGGAAAAGGAATGGTTGTTATCACCGAATCAAGATCCACCGGGGCGCATTTGGTGGTGCCGGTGGCGGTGAACTGCGCTTTGGCATCGGGGTTTACTACCACCTGCACTTTGGCGGTATCGGAACAACCATTGGCCAGGGTCCCTGCCAGAAAATAGGTGGTGGTTACTGCAGGCTTAACAAGTACAGTATCGGCTGTGGTATAAGTAAGGGCAGTGGTTGGCCACCAGGTATACGTGGTAGCACCGCCACCGGCCAGTTGGGTGGCGGTGTTAATACAAATGGTGGCAGCAGCTGTGGTAATGGTAACTACGGGCCGGCGTTTTACCGTGATGTAAATCGAATCGTCCGTGGCGCAATTGGCGCCAATAGAAGCGATCAGTTTATAACCATAGGTAGTATCATTGGCAGTGCCGGTATAATCCAGCAATAAAGCGGGGTTGGCGCTGGTGGTGCTGCTAAGCCCGGTTGCGGGTGACCATTGATAGTTTACGCCATTTACGCCGGGAGCGCCAAGGGTTATGGGCGACCGGCTGCAGATAACCGTGTCGTTACCGGCATTGGCCACCGGCTTATCGGTTACCAAAACGGAAGTGTTCACAACAACACTGGTATTGCAACTGCTGTCAATTACTTTCAATTGAACCGCATGCGTGCCGGTGCTGGTATATTGAATGTTGCCGGGGATCAGCTGATTGGAGGTGGCCGGCGTACCATTGGTAAATGACCATTGAACACCCAGCGGGCCGGGCGAATAACAGGCAGTGGCAGTAGCCGAAGGCGTTAGTCCGTTGGTAATGCAAATGGCATTGATGGGACTGATAACCGCCGTGGGCAATCCCTTTACATAAAAAGTATCTTCTTTATAAGATTCGGAGCAGGCCATTCCGGCGGCATTGGCGGTAACTGTAAGGCGAATGATATATTTGCCTGGCACGTTGAATTGTATTTCGGGCGAAGCCGTATTGATCGTTGACCCGTTGGTGAACTGCCAGGCGGGTGTTTGGGTACTGCCGCAACCCAGGGGATCGCTATAGGTAACCTTCCAGGTATATTTATCGCCCTGGCAGCCGCTTGTTGGCGACGTGTTGGTGAAAATGGCTTTACCGGCGCCGCAGCTGCTGTTGCGGTTCATGGTAAACTGCGCACTGGGCGGATTGCGAACGCAGATCACTTTAATGGTGCTGTCGAGCCCGCACTTGTCGTTAAAGATATACAGCTTTACCGTATACAAACCAGGGGTATTGAACGTGGCAGTCAATGCACCGGATCCTTTTGTCCATAAAAAACCATTCGCCGCATTTCCATTCAGCGAACCCAGCGTGCCTGAGGTAATGGTATAGCCTGTTGCCGGTGAAATGGTCCATACCTGTTTGCCGGAATTGGTACAGGTAGAACCGGTGCCGCCGGTTGGGGTTATCACCGAACCATAGGTGGAGTTGCTGATGATGTCTACATTGGAATTGGTACACACGGTTTCGGACGGGCCTACATAGATATTGGCGCGCGGCTTACCCGATACATAAATAGGAACCACCGAAGGGCTGGTAGTGCCACAGGGATTTTGAATGGTAAGGTAAGCGCCAAATGCGTTGGGAAAGGTGCTGTTGCCACTGCTGCTGCTGAAACCACAGGAACCCTGTCTGAAGAAATGTGCTGCAATTGATGGCGGTGGATGTACAAATACCTGGGGATCGGAACCATCGTTTATCAGAAAGCTGTACTGCGTACCTGGCGGATTGGCGGAGATATTATTGATCGCGAACCGCAGCGAGTCAGACGCACAGACATCTGTATTACCCAGGCTTGCCAAACCACCGGCGGGGGTAGAACCCAGGAACACAATGTATTTTTTTATTCCAATACAGCCATCGGCCCCGGTAACGCTTACCGTCATGGTACTGCTTCCCAAGGGAAAAATATGTTTTATAATAGTTGCGGCCGGCCAGCTGTTGAAACTGGTATCGGGTGTACCATCGCCCCACGAAATAAGGTAGGTGGCATTAATGGGCATGGTGGTTGACTCGTTAACAAAACTGAAAGTATAGGAGGGCACATTGGCGCAACGTTTAAAGGTGGGCACATCGTTAAACGTTCCATAGGTGATGGCGATGTCGGCATTGCCAACAGCGGCATCGGGCACATTTCTGATAGTAATGTTTTGGGCTGTTGAATCTATACAGCCATACCGGTTGGTTACAATTTGTGTTACCGAATAGTTGGTGATGCCGGGCATGCCCACGGCATTCAGAAACTGATAGCTGGGGTTGGGCAGGGTGCTGGTGCTGCCATCACCAAATCTCCATAAGTAAGATAAGCTGGCACCTACGGCATGATCGGTGAATTGGATATTGGTATTACCACAAACGTTGTTGGCCGAGAAACTGAACCCCGCTGCCGGTTTGTTATTGGAAACCTCCACTATTACTTCCATGGAGTCGGTCATATTACCACCGGTGATTACCTGTTTGGTAGTATAGAACCCTGCTTTGGGATACAGCACAACAAAGGGCCCAAGGCCCGAAGCATTGGCAGTGGTACCGCCGGTGAAAAACCAGTCGATGAGTAAAGAGCCCTGTGCCGAGCTCAGGTAGGAGATGGAGCTGCCTTCGCACACCCGCACCGTGTCGCCATGGTTTACGACCTGGCCGTTAGCCCTGATCCCGGCTGTTACCTGGGTGAAGGCTGGCGAAGCAAAGAGTACCGATACTACCAACAATAACAAAAAGACAGACGGCTTACGTGTCTGACGCATACAAACGGGTTAGGGGGTTACAGGATCGGGACGGAGTGCTTACGAGGATTTTTCAAAAAAGGATATTCTGACCCAGGATCTTTACAACCGGGCACACGGGTATCAGCGCACTTGAAAATATGGTGTTGATTGGGGAAATAAAATGCCTATTGAAAGCGGGGCAATTAGCTGTCGCTTTTTTCGTTTTCAGACAATTCCTTACGCCAATCGGTTTCTTTTGTTGTGGAAGAGGTGGTTCTAAAGATGTGGGCGAAGGTAATGAAAGTAGTTGACAAGTTAATAAGTTGACAAGTTGATCAGTTGACGAGTTGACCAGGATGAAGGGGGGTGATAGGGTTGATATAGTTGATAAGGTTGATAAAGGAAGAGAGACGATTTGTAAGAAATAGGAGTTCGGAGGTCGGAAAGTTAACAGGCTAAGATTTATCCCGAGGTTGCCAAACTCCCCCTCCACCGGAGGGGGCCGGGGGGAGGCCAAACGTTAACAAATCCCTAAACCAAACCCAGGTACCAACCTTCCTGCAACTCCCGGTAAAAACCCATTGTCACCTGCTATCAAATTAAACTCATGAAACAACCAACGCTAATTGCCGTAGGCATAGGGCTATGCCTGTGCCTGTGCCGCTGCTACCGGAATAATGATGGCAGAAATGCAGAAAAGATGGCTTATGTGCCGGTATATATGGCTGTCAGTGACAAAACCGATATCTCCATCTCCACTGTACGGCCAACCGAAAGATCGGGGAAAATATATGCCTTTGGCAATTACATCTACCAAAACGACCTGAACAAAGGCATTCACATCATTGACAATTCCGATCCGCAGCATCCCCAAAAGATCGCCTTTCTCAATATTCCCTATAATACCGAGTTTGCAGTAAAAGGAAACTACATCTATGCCAATAATGGCAGCGACCTGGTGGTGGTTGATATCCGGGACATCATGAAACCCGTAGTGGTAAAGCGAATGGCTGATGCCTTTCCATATGTTAACCAGGACGTGCCGCCACAGGCTGGTTATTTTGTTTGCCCCGATCCCGGTAAAGGCATTGTGGTTGACTGGGTATTACAAAACGTAAAATCTCCTAACTGCAAACACTAAAAATACCAACGTGAAGAAATTATTACTTTATATCCTGCTGCCGGTAGTGCTGGCAACCGGTACCCAATGCGAAAAATCATCCAGTGACAGTACTACCAGTACAGGTAGTGGCGGATCAACAGCCCGGTTTGCCATTCAGGGCAATTATCTGTATACCGTAGATAAAACGAACCTGAAAGTGTATAATATTACTGACGTAGCTAACCCCGTGCTGAAAAACACCGTGCCTGTGGGGTTTGAAATTGAAACCATCTATCCGTTTAAAGATAAACTGTTTATCGGGTCAACCAGTGTGGTGTATATTTTTTCGGTGGATGATCCCGAGAACCCAAAGCGGTTAAGTACAGCAGTTTCGCCGGATGTTCTCCGCCGGTGCGATCCGGTGGTGGCAAAAGATACCGTAGCCTATGCTACCCTGCGTACCAATGGACCTTGTGGCGGTATCCAAAGCGTTATGGCTGCCTATGATATAAAAGATATCAGCAATCCCATTCAAAAAGTAACATACCCGGTTGCCGAACCGTACGGCCTGGGCTATGCCGATTCTGCCCTGTATGTTTGCGACCGCTATGGGTTGTATGTTTTTAATATTCAAAAAGCGTTTGCCCCAATAATGGTTAAGCAGATCGGCAATGCCTGGTACCTGGATGTAATTCCCTGGAACAATACCCTTATTTGCCAAATGCAGGATGGTTTGAACCTGTTTGATATCAGTAACCGCCTTAACCCTACGCTCATTACAAAAATTAATTAATGCACCGCATCTGTATCTTATGCCTGTCACTGTTATTGGTGGCATCTGTTGGGAATGCACAATTGTTTTCATCCAAAACCTGGTTGGGGGATACCGGTAAAATAAATCTCCGGATAAATGCACTGGGCTTAATGGACCTGCCCGATGGAAATATTTCGGTAGGCGGTGAGTACCGGTTTAACAGAACCTGGGCAGTTCTCATGGATGCCGGTTATATTGCATATTCCACCTATTATTTCGGGACCACAAAAACCAGTGGCGTACTGTTACGCCCCGGGGTAAGATTGTATGGGGGCAAATTAAGGAGTGTATTTCTCGATCTGCAGTTCCATTATAAAGGCGTGCAGTACCATGTGGACGACTGGCTGGATAAAGATGTGGTGAATAATGTACCCACTTACCAGGAACGCCGCATATTCCTGGCGCAGAAACGGGTATACGGCGGCCAGTTTGTGGTTGGCGGAAAGGAATTTCTCGATCCCGACTATCGCTGGTTCCTGGAATTTTATGTTGGGGTTGGATTGCGTTATAAAGAAGAATGGCTGCGTGGCGTACCCGATGCCCGGTATGACGGGGGCACTGCCTTCTTCCGCTCAGGCGCATTAACGGAGCATAAATATTCCGTGGTGGTACCGGCATTTCCTGCTTTTATAAGACTTGTTCATACTATACGCTAAATTCAGTTTTTAAGTTCTTAAGTTATTAGGTTCATCCGTCGCAGGCGGATTACTTTAAACATTCAACTTTGAACTATCAAACTCAATAACCTAAGAATTTAATAACATAAACTTAAAACCACAAAGGCAGAACATTAAACCTCTTTTCTTAGAACTTCCAACGGAGGTTTATTTAGTATGCTGCGGCTGTTAAACAGGCCGATGATAACTGTTAGTAGTGAGATAGCCGCGAACAGTCCGGCAACCGGCAACCAGTGCGGGGTAAACGGCGCCTTAAAACTGTATTTGGCCAATGCCCAGCTGGCTGCCATCGATAATAAAATACCGGTGGCGGCGGCCAGGGCGCCTAAAAAGAAATATTCCAGGGCAGTGATGAATAATATTTGTTTGCGGCTGGCGCCCAGCGTACGCAACAGAATGCTTTCCTGGATGCGTTGGAACTTGCTGATGAGCACCGAGGCAATCAACACAATTAACCCGGTAATTATACTGAACCCGGCCATAAACCTAATCACAAAACCGATCTTGTCAAGTACCTCATCAAGCACCGTAAGTATTAAGTTGAGATCGATAATGGATACGTTGGGATACTTTTTTACCACTGCCTGTTGAAAGCGCGCTGACACTTCGGGCGAAGGCACCCGGGTTACCAGCACATGAAACTGCGGCGCTTCTTCCAGCACGCCGCTAGGAAACACCACCCTGAAGTTGGTTTGCACCCGCTGCCAGTCAACCTGGCGCAGGCTGCCCACTACGGTGGGGATGAGCGTGCCCTGCACGTTGAAAATAATATGGTCGCCCAGGTTTACATGAATGCGTTTGGCATACCTGTCTTCCATGGAAATATAGATCACATCATCCGGTGAAGTAACAGGCCCGTATAATTTGCCGGCGGTTATTTTTTCAGAACTGGTTAAGGTATCGCGATAGGTTACGCGAAATTCCCACTCGTAAGCTTCGGTACGGAAGCCTGAACCCGAATCGGATTTCACCTGGGCTGCCGTTTGGTGGTTGATCTCCTCCACCCGCATGGTGACGATGGGCACTTGCTGCATAACGGGCAGGTTATAGGTTCGGGCTAATGCAGCCACACTATCCCGCTGGTTGTTTTGAATATCAAACAGCACCATGTTGGGCTGATTGCCGCTGCCCGATAAGGTAACGCGGCTGATGAGAATATCCTGGATAAAATACAGGGTGCCGATAAATGCTGCGCCCAGTCCGATGGTGACGATCAGAATAAGGGTCTGGTTATTGGGACGGTACAAATTGGCAAACCCCTGCCGCCACAGGTAATTCCACGAGGAGGGGAAAAAACGGCGTACCAGCCAGCGCAGGAAAACAGCTATCCCTGATAAAATCAGAAATGCTACCAGGATACTCAGCGTAAAGATGATGGCCTGCCGCCAGTCGTGGATCTGCCACCAGGTAAACCCGGCCACAAAAAACAGGATGAGGGCATACACCAGCCATTTGATGGGGTCGCGGAACCTGATGTGTTCCACCGACAGCCGCAGGGTATACAGTGGGGAAATATTCCGCACGCTTACCAGCGGCAGCAACGCAAATAATAAAGAAATGACCACCCCCGAAATAATGCCCTGGGTTATGGCTTTCCAGGAGAGCGTGGTAGTTACCGTTACCGGTAAAAAATCTTTCAGCACGGCAGGCAGTTGTTGCTGAATGGCAATACCCAGCAAGGCGCCCAGTATTGAACCTATTAACCCAATGCCAACAATCTGGATCAAATAAATAAGGAATGCCTGTACCGAATTAGCGCCCAGGCAACGCATGATGGCAATAGATGCAATCTTTTCGCGGATATAAATATGAATGGCGCTGGCCACGCCAATACAACCTAATAACAAAGCAATAAAGCTGATGAGTGTCAGAAACTGGTTGAAATCTTCAAAGGCGCGGCCGGTGCTTTTCTTTCTTTCTTCAACCGTATCATAATCGAGTCCTTCTTTGTCTAAACGGGGTTCAATATCCGAAATAACGCCGGCTATTTCAGCCGGGCGGTTGTATTTATAGTAATAGGAAGTGGCAATGCGGCTGCCTTTTTGAATAAGGCCTGTGGAGTCCAGGTATTTGAGCGGAATATATACAGGCGGCGCTACGGTGGTGGAAATCCCGGTTCGGCCCGGTGCCTTGGTAATAACGCCGGCAATGGCAAACGTTACATCGCCAATTTGAATGGAGTCGCCCACCTGCGCATTGTATTGCAGCATTAAGGTTTTATCAACCAGCGCCTGGCGGGCTGTACGAAAGGCTATGCCGGCGCGTACCGGCGTGGTTTCAATAGCGCCATAATAAGGATAATCGCCTTCGAGCGCACGTACCTGCACCAGGCGGGTGCCATCGTTCTTTGTGAAATAGATCATGGAGGCGAACGTGCGTTCAACCGAACGCTGATCGCCCAGGGAATCGAGCAGGGGCCTGATGCGGGAACTTATTTTCTTATTGCTTTCAATCACCAGGTCGGCGCCCACCAGGGTTTTGGCCTGGGAGTCGATATCGCTGCGCACATTATCGCCCAATGAAAAAATAGCTACCAGCGCTGCAATCCCCAGTACAATGGAGGATACAAACAGGAATAAACGCGACCGGTTACGCCGGCTGTCGCGCCAGGCCATTTTCAGCAACCATCCAAAACGGAGTCGTCTTTTGTATTTGAACCTTTCTATATCCATTGAGTGGGTGGTTAATTAAGCTCGTCTGCTACAAGATGTCCGCCTTTGATTTTGATAATACGCTTTGTCTGCGAAGCCAGTTCCAGGTTATGCGTTACAATTATTAACGTAGTGCCTGCTTCCTGGTTCAGCTCGAACAGGAGTTTTATCACTTTGTCACTGGTTTCCACATCGAGGTTGCCTGTTGGTTCATCGGCAAATAAAATGCGGGGGCTGTTGGCGAATGCCCGGGCAAGGGATACCCGTTGCTGTTCGCCGCCCGATAACTGGGCGGGGTAGTGATGCATGCGGTTATTCAACCCAACTTTGTCGAGCAGGCTCATTGACCGGGCACGCACGTTCTTCTCTCCACGCAATTCCAGGGGCACCATTACATTCTCCAACGCCGTAAGGGTAGGCAACAATTGAAAGTTCTGGAAAATAAACCCAACATAACGATTGCGCACCTGTGCCCGTTCGTCTTCACTCAGTTGATCGAGCCGGATATTATTCAACTCCACCGAGCCTTTGCTGGAGCGGTCGAGGCCGGCGCATAAGCCCAGCAGCGTTGTTTTTCCGCTGCCCGAAGGGCCCACAACAGACAGGGTGGAACCGGCTTCTACCGAAAAATTCACATCATTGAGCACCGTCAGGGTTTGACCTGCGCCCTGGTACGTTTTACTTACGTTCTTTACGTTGAGGATGGTTTCCATGCCGAATGTTAAGATTGCAAAATGTTGCCGGTAATAAGTTACGGCTTTAAACTTTTTATTACAATTATTAGGTAATAATGTTGTTTAAATTAATGTTATTTTGGGTATAAACTTACAGGCGGAAAATGTGCTGCTATAAAAGGAGGAATCATGAAAAAGTTTAATAGTACTATTTATATGAGTGGAAAATATTTATTTGTCGGCATGCTGTTGTTGGCCTTACTGGGCAGTTGCGGAAATAATGCAGATAAAACAAACGATACCGGCAAACAAAAAAGGGAACAATTGCCTGCACAAGCCGGTAAAGAAAAGGCCAAAACGATCGTCTTCTTTGGAAACAGTTTAACCGCTGGTTATGGGGTAGACCCCTCGGAGGCCTTCCCGGCCCTGGTGCAGGAAAAAATAGATTCTCTGCATTTACCATATAAAGTAGTGAACGCGGGATTGAGTGGTGAAACAACGGCCGGGGGGAAAAGCAGAATTGACTGGATCCTGCGTCAACCGGTTGACATTTTTGTGCTGGAACTGGGTGGCAATGATGGATTGCGTGGTATTCCTATTGCAGAAACCTCCAGGAACCTGCAGGCTATTATAAGCAGGGTACGGGAGAAGAATCCCCAGGTTAAAATAGTTTTGGCCGGTATGCAGGTACCGCCCAATATGGGGCGTACGTATGCCAGTGCCTTCCGTGTGGTATTTCAGCAACTGGCGGCCAATAATCAAATAGACCTTATTCCCTTCCTGTTGGAAAATGTGGGGGGCATCAGTCATTTGAACCAGGCCGATGGCATTCATCCCAATCCCCAGGGGCATAAGATCGTAGCTGAAAATGTGTGGAGGGTAATACAGGGATTATTGTAAGGTTGCCATCATGCGTTTTGTCATGTATCTTGCAGCCGGCTTCTGAATGCTAAAAACAAATACAGTGACAACTACCCTGGCAAAATTACCCGTATCAAAAAATCCCCGTGTAGTAATTGTGGGCGGTGGATTTGCGGGAACTGAACTGGCCAAAAAATTGTCGAAAGCTTCCTTGCAGGTAGTATTGATCGACAAAAACAACTATTATACTTTTCAACCGC
The Niastella koreensis GR20-10 genome window above contains:
- a CDS encoding PKD domain-containing protein; the encoded protein is MRQTRKPSVFLLLLVVSVLFASPAFTQVTAGIRANGQVVNHGDTVRVCEGSSISYLSSAQGSLLIDWFFTGGTTANASGLGPFVVLYPKAGFYTTKQVITGGNMTDSMEVIVEVSNNKPAAGFSFSANNVCGNTNIQFTDHAVGASLSYLWRFGDGSTSTLPNPSYQFLNAVGMPGITNYSVTQIVTNRYGCIDSTAQNITIRNVPDAAVGNADIAITYGTFNDVPTFKRCANVPSYTFSFVNESTTMPINATYLISWGDGTPDTSFNSWPAATIIKHIFPLGSSTMTVSVTGADGCIGIKKYIVFLGSTPAGGLASLGNTDVCASDSLRFAINNISANPPGTQYSFLINDGSDPQVFVHPPPSIAAHFFRQGSCGFSSSSGNSTFPNAFGAYLTIQNPCGTTSPSVVPIYVSGKPRANIYVGPSETVCTNSNVDIISNSTYGSVITPTGGTGSTCTNSGKQVWTISPATGYTITSGTLGSLNGNAANGFLWTKGSGALTATFNTPGLYTVKLYIFNDKCGLDSTIKVICVRNPPSAQFTMNRNSSCGAGKAIFTNTSPTSGCQGDKYTWKVTYSDPLGCGSTQTPAWQFTNGSTINTASPEIQFNVPGKYIIRLTVTANAAGMACSESYKEDTFYVKGLPTAVISPINAICITNGLTPSATATACYSPGPLGVQWSFTNGTPATSNQLIPGNIQYTSTGTHAVQLKVIDSSCNTSVVVNTSVLVTDKPVANAGNDTVICSRSPITLGAPGVNGVNYQWSPATGLSSTTSANPALLLDYTGTANDTTYGYKLIASIGANCATDDSIYITVKRRPVVTITTAAATICINTATQLAGGGATTYTWWPTTALTYTTADTVLVKPAVTTTYFLAGTLANGCSDTAKVQVVVNPDAKAQFTATGTTKCAPVDLDSVITTIPFPQGNAGYTWFANGVQVAANTNGAFPSYPVAGMAQHVLVKLVTTSAHGCKADSMEMTFHTVPGVTANFTKDKASGCGPLNVTFTNTSSQLNNIQFFWNFGNGVSSTQASPAAITFNSSPDFRDTTYYITLKAFNGCDTSYHRDSVLVHPDAKARFTVDATKGCSPFTVTISNKSPGNNFAYYWNFDDGTTDTTTRNNTFVHVYHTGAIDTFNVRLIAENQCGRDTQTISLLVLPNNIDAQVLINGPQLEGCAPHTVAFNNSSTGASTLTWNFGDNTPAIVTPNTQNIVGHTFTYGGVFTITIKLENGCTDTTIYRKVTAYNKPIAAFDISNPVICTGNSVFTTNKATNATAFEWLWGDGQTSSAVNDAHAYAAPGSYTIKQVAKKVNSSGLVCTDTASTVLAVTNKIPPQLSVQPGSTCAPYTLQAAATGAARALKVEWTFYDSAQAPYVFTATGTSAAHLYNKAGTYSVKLLVRTTNECADSITYTFNVYNTPVVQFNPINNNTCNHDTTIAFTAKVKYAGTDAVHLKWFINNSLQGMDLPFAYRFQAPDLATTATPYAIRVLAENSTGCGDTVTGGTLNIQPLPRPQIAFSPSKVLVQPDYTFTFWDTMPAGVNKIYEWNLGDRTRQTKSGQKITYTYGDTGLYNVQLYVQDYGTGCHGYDTVQVRILYMPGYLYVPNAICPGCSNNSLRLFLPMGKGLSQYRLRVFNSWGQKIFETNRLDANGSPNEPWDGRYNGQYIQQDTYGWQIEARYVNGTEWKGMVYPNSDKGVKAGFITVVK
- a CDS encoding LVIVD repeat-containing protein, translating into MKQPTLIAVGIGLCLCLCRCYRNNDGRNAEKMAYVPVYMAVSDKTDISISTVRPTERSGKIYAFGNYIYQNDLNKGIHIIDNSDPQHPQKIAFLNIPYNTEFAVKGNYIYANNGSDLVVVDIRDIMKPVVVKRMADAFPYVNQDVPPQAGYFVCPDPGKGIVVDWVLQNVKSPNCKH
- a CDS encoding LVIVD repeat-containing protein; translation: MKKLLLYILLPVVLATGTQCEKSSSDSTTSTGSGGSTARFAIQGNYLYTVDKTNLKVYNITDVANPVLKNTVPVGFEIETIYPFKDKLFIGSTSVVYIFSVDDPENPKRLSTAVSPDVLRRCDPVVAKDTVAYATLRTNGPCGGIQSVMAAYDIKDISNPIQKVTYPVAEPYGLGYADSALYVCDRYGLYVFNIQKAFAPIMVKQIGNAWYLDVIPWNNTLICQMQDGLNLFDISNRLNPTLITKIN
- a CDS encoding DUF3575 domain-containing protein: MHRICILCLSLLLVASVGNAQLFSSKTWLGDTGKINLRINALGLMDLPDGNISVGGEYRFNRTWAVLMDAGYIAYSTYYFGTTKTSGVLLRPGVRLYGGKLRSVFLDLQFHYKGVQYHVDDWLDKDVVNNVPTYQERRIFLAQKRVYGGQFVVGGKEFLDPDYRWFLEFYVGVGLRYKEEWLRGVPDARYDGGTAFFRSGALTEHKYSVVVPAFPAFIRLVHTIR
- a CDS encoding ABC transporter permease, which codes for MDIERFKYKRRLRFGWLLKMAWRDSRRNRSRLFLFVSSIVLGIAALVAIFSLGDNVRSDIDSQAKTLVGADLVIESNKKISSRIRPLLDSLGDQRSVERTFASMIYFTKNDGTRLVQVRALEGDYPYYGAIETTPVRAGIAFRTARQALVDKTLMLQYNAQVGDSIQIGDVTFAIAGVITKAPGRTGISTTVAPPVYIPLKYLDSTGLIQKGSRIATSYYYKYNRPAEIAGVISDIEPRLDKEGLDYDTVEERKKSTGRAFEDFNQFLTLISFIALLLGCIGVASAIHIYIREKIASIAIMRCLGANSVQAFLIYLIQIVGIGLIGSILGALLGIAIQQQLPAVLKDFLPVTVTTTLSWKAITQGIISGVVISLLFALLPLVSVRNISPLYTLRLSVEHIRFRDPIKWLVYALILFFVAGFTWWQIHDWRQAIIFTLSILVAFLILSGIAVFLRWLVRRFFPSSWNYLWRQGFANLYRPNNQTLILIVTIGLGAAFIGTLYFIQDILISRVTLSGSGNQPNMVLFDIQNNQRDSVAALARTYNLPVMQQVPIVTMRVEEINHQTAAQVKSDSGSGFRTEAYEWEFRVTYRDTLTSSEKITAGKLYGPVTSPDDVIYISMEDRYAKRIHVNLGDHIIFNVQGTLIPTVVGSLRQVDWQRVQTNFRVVFPSGVLEEAPQFHVLVTRVPSPEVSARFQQAVVKKYPNVSIIDLNLILTVLDEVLDKIGFVIRFMAGFSIITGLIVLIASVLISKFQRIQESILLRTLGASRKQILFITALEYFFLGALAAATGILLSMAASWALAKYSFKAPFTPHWLPVAGLFAAISLLTVIIGLFNSRSILNKPPLEVLRKEV
- a CDS encoding ABC transporter ATP-binding protein: METILNVKNVSKTYQGAGQTLTVLNDVNFSVEAGSTLSVVGPSGSGKTTLLGLCAGLDRSSKGSVELNNIRLDQLSEDERAQVRNRYVGFIFQNFQLLPTLTALENVMVPLELRGEKNVRARSMSLLDKVGLNNRMHHYPAQLSGGEQQRVSLARAFANSPRILFADEPTGNLDVETSDKVIKLLFELNQEAGTTLIIVTHNLELASQTKRIIKIKGGHLVADELN
- a CDS encoding arylesterase encodes the protein MKKFNSTIYMSGKYLFVGMLLLALLGSCGNNADKTNDTGKQKREQLPAQAGKEKAKTIVFFGNSLTAGYGVDPSEAFPALVQEKIDSLHLPYKVVNAGLSGETTAGGKSRIDWILRQPVDIFVLELGGNDGLRGIPIAETSRNLQAIISRVREKNPQVKIVLAGMQVPPNMGRTYASAFRVVFQQLAANNQIDLIPFLLENVGGISHLNQADGIHPNPQGHKIVAENVWRVIQGLL